In the Acropora muricata isolate sample 2 chromosome 10, ASM3666990v1, whole genome shotgun sequence genome, one interval contains:
- the LOC136931058 gene encoding DNA topoisomerase 3-beta-1-like: MVRISVEQTTAAKPPVCHVEECQKFPRSQSSEALFTATRHHLFTMKTVLMVAEKPSLAQSIAKFLSKGQMSTRKGLNGACSVHEYNGQFNKEPAKFKMTSVCGHVMSLDFHHKFNNWDAVDPQELFTATTLKKEANEKLQMPKFLKHEGKGVDYVVLWLDCDKEGENICFEVLDCIKPVMNKRAGKTVFRAKFSAITETDISAAMQRLGDPNQNEARSVDARQELDLRIGCAFTRFQTKYFQGKYGDLDSALISYGPCQTPTLGFCVKRHDQIQAFKPETYWVLKPQVHHPSGQLMALEWERARVFDKEVAVVFQKMVKSSKLATVIGVSKKEKAKQRPLALNTVEMLRCASSGLNIGPQQCMQIAERLYTQGYISYPRTETTHYPENFDLKGALRQQQSNPVWGSFVHDLLEKGMNKPRKGHDAGDHPPITPMKPAKEAELGGDAWRLYEFIAISFIASVSYDCKYMQTTVNFGIGQERFSFSGKTVTSPGFTSVMLWQAVSNDERMPPCQKDDTYEITEVKLEERQTSPPDYLTESELISLMEKHGIGTDASIPVHINNICERNYVQVLSGRKLCPTPLGIVLVHGYQKIDSQLVLPTMRSAVEQQLNLIALGKVDFDSVLQHALGIFTRKFAYFVQTITSMDELFEVSFTKLKDSGKPMSRCGKCNRYMKYINAKPSRLHCAHCNETYSLPQNGTIKLFQELKCPLDDFELVVWSTGGKGKSTSVCPFCYNHPPFPEMHKGMGCNQCTHPTCAHSEESLGVADCSECENGSLVLDPTSGPKWKLACNKCNLVVHVFDDATKVSVTDQECDCGATLLNVDYSRTKSPLPEDKTQHQGCIFCDPLLKPLVKLSHAVSKHPMYKVGRGRGGRRGRGSRRGKGRGRPKDKMSQLASYFV, translated from the coding sequence ATGGTACGCATATCGGTTGAACAAACAACCGCTGCAAAGCCACCAGTTTGCCACGTGGAGGAATGTCAGAAATTTCCGCGATCACAATCGTCTGAGGCTTTATTTACAGCAACAAGACATCACCTATTCACCATGAAGACTGTGTTAATGGTCGCAGAGAAACCTTCGCTTGCACAATCAATCGCCAAGTTTCTTTCCAAGGGACAGATGTCCACGCGAAAGGGTTTGAACGGTGCTTGCTCTGTGCACGAATACAATGGGCAATTTAACAAAGAACCGGCGAAGTTTAAAATGACCTCTGTGTGTGGCCACGTAATGAGCCTGGATTTCCATCATAAATTTAACAACTGGGACGCTGTAGACCCACAAGAGTTGTTTACTGCGACCACTCTGAAGAAAGAAGCCAACGAGAAGTTGCAAATGCCAAAGTTTTTGAAACACGAGGGTAAGGGCGTTGATTACGTGGTCCTGTGGTTGGATTGCGACAAAGAAGGCGAGAACATTTGCTTTGAGGTGCTGGATTGCATCAAACCTGTCATGAACAAGAGGGCTGGTAAAACAGTGTTTCGTGCTAAGTTTTCAGCAATCACAGAGACAGACATCAGTGCAGCAATGCAACGCCTAGGTGACCCCAACCAAAATGAAGCAAGATCTGTGGATGCGAGGCAAGAGCTGGATTTGAGGATTGGTTGTGCTTTCACACGATTTCAGACCAAGTACTTCCAGGGAAAATATGGTGACCTGGACAGTGCGTTGATATCTTATGGCCCATGCCAGACACCGACTCTCGGATTTTGTGTTAAACGTCATGACCAGATACAGGCATTCAAACCTGAAACATATTGGGTCCTAAAGCCACAGGTACATCACCCTAGTGGCCAGTTGATGGCTCTTGAGTGGGAAAGAGCTAGAGTGTTTGACAAAGAAGTAGCTGTCGTGTTTCAGAAAATGGTCAAGTCTTCAAAATTAGCAACTGTGATTGGTGtctccaaaaaagaaaaggctaAGCAAAGACCTTTGGCTTTGAACACTGTTGAAATGCTGCGTTGTGCTTCCTCGGGACTAAATATAGGTCCACAACAGTGTATGCAGATAGCAGAAAGGCTGTACACTCAGGGGTACATAAGCTACCCAAGAACTGAAACTACACATTATCCCGAAAATTTTGATCTCAAAGGTGCTCTGCGTCAACAGCAGTCAAACCCAGTGTGGGGATCATTTGTGCATGACCTTCTTGAAAAGGGAATGAACAAGCCCAGGAAAGGACATGACGCTGGGGACCACCCACCTATTACGCCAATGAAACCAGCCAAAGAGGCTGAATTAGGAGGTGACGCTTGGAGACTGTATGAGTTTATCGCTATATCCTTCATCGCTAGTGTCAGCTATGACTGCAAATACATGCAAACCACTGTTAACTTTGGAATTGGTCAGGAACGATTTTCATTTAGTGGGAAGACTGTTACAAGCCCAGGTTTCACTTCTGTCATGCTCTGGCAAGCTGTCTCCAATGATGAACGGATGCCACCTTGCCAAAAGGATGACACGTACGAAATAACAGAAGTGAAACTTGAAGAGCGTCAGACATCACCTCCCGATTATCTCACAGAGAGTGAGCTTATTTCATTGATGGAGAAGCATGGGATTGGCACAGATGCCAGTATTCCAGTTCACATTAATAACATCTGTGAAAGGAACTATGTTCAAGTTTTAAGTGGTAGAAAGCTTTGTCCTACTCCCTTGGGGATTGTCTTGGTGCATGGATACCAGAAAATTGATTCACAACTTGTTCTTCCGACTATGCGATCAGCTGTTGAGCAGCAATTGAACCTTATTGCCCTTGGTAAAGTTGACTTTGACTCAGTCTTGCAGCATGCTCTAGGGATCTTCACCAGGAAGTTTGCTTATTTTGTGCAAACCATTACCAGCATGGATGAGCTGTTTGAGGTGTCCTTCACCAAGTTGAAAGATTCTGGGAAGCCCATGTCGAGATGTGGCAAATGCAACAGGTACATGAAATACATTAATGCCAAACCAAGCCGTCTCCATTGCGCTCATTGCAATGAAACCTACAGCCTTCCACAGAATGGCACCATCAAACTTTTCCAGGAACTTAAATGTCCCTTGGATGACTTTGAGTTGGTGGTTTGGTCTACAGGTGGAAAAGGCAAAAGCACCTCTGTGTGTCCCTTCTGCTACAACCATCCACCCTTTCCTGAAATGCATAAAGGAATGGGCTGCAACCAGTGCACACATCCAACATGCGCTCACTCTGAGGAGAGCCTTGGGGTAGCGGATTGCTCAGAATGTGAGAATGGCAGCCTTGTTCTTGACCCTACATCTGGTCCGAAGTGGAAGCTGGCATGCAACAAATGCAACCTCGTGGTGCATGTTTTTGATGATGCAACAAAAGTTAGTGTGACTGATCAGGAATGTGACTGTGGAGCAACTCTTCTGAATGTTGATTATAGCCGCACCAAGTCTCCTTTACCAGAAGATAAGACTCAACATCAGGGTTGTATCTTCTGCGATCCACTGCTCAAGCCTTTGGTGAAGTTGTCGCATGCTGTATCGAAACACCCGATGTATAAAGTTGGAAGAGGCAGGGGTGGACGACGGGGTCGGGGCAGTAGAAGAGGAAAGGGCAGGGGGAGACCAAAGGACAAGATGTCACAGCTGGCGTCTTATTTTGTCTAA
- the LOC136931061 gene encoding transmembrane protein 237A-like, which yields MAEVARDTNAQRQRRRKKRISRETEDYANENLESPSSLPERVPLQEVVEGEKSGVQRSASNNSGDQEGSSGVHQSTVERRSRPRRPRRRSRLENGDAMYDEEMESKTLDLSERRRHKRPSSGVRHTRRSASAEMIDRDDDETRGFENTSPTRRRQRRRKAHSSKDIVNGGEYSPDLEGYDGPRDPNMARQKRQKTKKSQRQHMGTSAEEDNYNADVDGEVSLVDYYKVDKEDIVTTNTAPDSAPPALPPVAQTLPSQPLDVLFIERRDGHGFTRERKTRLTQLEEDRKQPQAVSSSRQMTTAEFAVSVHHAFRSFSLFCHGLLAGLALCQVIFVYSLSNNGPGNSNLLENYHKLAQPIHSLYYMLFAICTVSVFDRYDMANPRSGFFHGLLTRPSRILSISAYLFALVFSISVANIDDRISLYKENQTLWDNSETTSLLDTWRIINLMRALGAVLGWVLVAAQPTKDYTAQNLYEEELLPREERHEQSNEAV from the exons ATGGCCGAAGTCGCAAGAGACACCAACGCTCAGCGACAGAGACGGCGAAAAAAGCGAATTTCCAGAGAAACAGAAGACTACGCAAATGAAAACCTCGAATCCCCGAGTTCTTTACCAGAAAGAGTCCCTTTACAAGAGGTGGTAGAGGGCGAGAAAAGCGGCGTTCAAAGAAGTGCATCGAATAACTCGGGCGATCAAGAAGGCAGCTCTGGTGTCCATCAATCAACTGTTGAGAGAAGAAGCCGACCGAGGCGACCCAGGAGAAGGTCGAGGCTTGAAAATG GAGATGCCATGTATGATGAAGAAATGGAGTCCAAAACTCTTGACCTGTCAGAGCGGAGACGACACAAACGCCCCAGTTCAGGAGTGCGGCACACTAGGAGGTCGGCAAGTGCAGAAATGATCGATAGAGATGATGATGAGACAAGAGGTTTTGAGAACACAAGTCCAACAAGAAGAAGACAGAGAAGGAGAAAAGCCCACA GTTCCAAAGATATTGTCAACGGTGGTGAATACTCTCCAGATTTGGAAGGTTATGATGGTCCTAGAGATCCAAACATGGCAAGACAAAAGAggcagaaaacaaagaaatctcaGAG ACAGCACATGGGTACCTCAGCAGAGGAAGACAATTATAATGCAGATGTTGATGGAGAAG tatCTTTGGTGGACTACTACAAAGTTGACAAGGAAGACATTGTGACAACGAATACTGCTCCAGATAGTGCACCCCCTGCCCTTCCTCCTGTTGCCCAGACACTTCCCAGTCAACCACTTGATGTCCTTTTTATTGAGAGAAGAG ATGGACATGGCTTTACtcgtgaaagaaaaacaaggctTACTCAGTTGGAGGAGGACAGGAAGCAGCCACAGGCAGTGTCAAGTAGCAGACAAATGACCACCGCTGAGTTTGCTGTG TCAGTGCACCATGCATTCAGatcgttttctcttttttgtcatGGACTTCTTGCAG GTCTTGCCCTTTGTCAAGTAATATTTGTTTACTCTCTGAGTAACAATGGACCTGGGAATTCAAACCTTTTGGAGAACTACCACAAACTGGCTCAACCAATACATTCGCTTTATTATATGCTCTTTGCCATTTGTACTGTATCTGTGTTTGACAG ATACGATATGGCAAATCCACGTTCTGGATTTTTCCATGGCTTACTCACCAGACCTTCAAGGATTCTTTCGATCAGTG CATACCTCTTTGCCCTGGTGTTCTCAATAAGTGTGGCAAATATAGATGACAGAATCAGCCTTTACAAAGAAAACCAGACTTTGTG GGATAATTCGGAGACCACTTCTCTTCTGGACACTTGGAGAATTATCAACCTGATGCGAGCTCTCGGGGCGGTGTTGGGCTGGGTACTAGTAGCGGCGCAACCCACAAAGGACTACACAGCCC AAAACTTGTACGAGGAAGAACTACTGCCGAGAGAAGAAAGACATGAACAAAGCAATGAAGCTGTTTGA
- the LOC136931059 gene encoding protein O-mannosyl-transferase 1-like: MSGELAGSDDVDAKYNPPDEKPKSSRTANGLSQDIHLQKVEKKYLDYQPRSSEYYTPPLSMNVELNFIWLILIGLSFGTRMWRLTTPKHVIFDEVHFGQFTNFFMQNKFFFDFHPPLGKLMFALTAYFSGYDGQFAFADIGQDLGEYEQLVWNLRFVSAFLGSLVVPIVYEIIIDLGCSHWAAALGGFLATFDNMLIVHSRLVMLDGPLLFFTTASLLCYLKFHKESKRPFTPKWCMWLGLTGVALLGAYSTKYTGIFTFFTVGFLTGRDLWKLIGNHSLPLRELTKHVASRVVGLVIFPGILYLLQFYVMFAVLQKSGPHDDMMSSAFQASLEGGLAKVTLGQANDVAYGSQVTLRNTFGKQCWLHSHEHTYPVKYPDGRGSSAQQQVTCYGFKDVNNWWIIKDPGRESLAIDYPPRPVHNGDIIQIVHGVTGRALNSHDVAAPLNPANQEVSCYIDYNISMAAQNLWKVDILNPDGSNIWKTIHSQVRLIHVNTSQAIKISGMSLPEWGFHQLEVCTDKSIKQTNTIWNVEEHQQNITYPEGHVAEDEVNKTEVQELASKPMPFFNKFWELQLKMLESKKELTNEHTFGSRPSWWPLMRRGVAFWIAKDTNAQIFCIGNPFVWWATTLSIPVYFGLLVLYLLRRRRKVHDLSDASWSQFVFVGEAVVIGYLLHFITFFPMERTLFIHHYLPALFFKIVLLPVLMEHVHRNVLKLKAFQWMLYACCALFIVIVLWGFHFFSPFTYGSVALSSTEVNQRKWLNTWGMLSHSNT; encoded by the exons ATGTCGGGTGAGTTGGCAGGATCAGATGACGTCGACGCAAAGTATAATCCTCCAGATGAGAAACCTAAATCAAGCAGAACTGCAAATGGTCTGTCGCAG GATATACATTTGCagaaagtggaaaaaaaatacttagacTATCAGCCAAGAAGCAGTGAATATTATACTCCGCCTCTCAGCATGAACGTGGAGCTGAATTTCATCTGGTTGATTTTAATAGGCCTCTCATTTGGTACAAGAATGTGGAGACTTACCACCCCAAAACATGTCAT ATTCGATGAAGTGCATTTTGGCCAGTTTACAAACTTCTTCATGCAGAATAAATTCTTCTTCGATTTTCATCCCCCATTAGGAAAACTCATGTTTGCACTAACAG CTTATTTTTCTGGATATGACGGACAGTTTGCATTTGCTGACATTGGTCAAG ATCTTGGGGAATATGAACAGCTTGTGTGGAATTTACGTTTTGTTTCTGCTTTTCTTGGTAGTCTTGTTGTACCTATTGTTTACGAG ATAATCATTGACCTGGGCTGTTCTCACTGGGCTGCTGCTTTGGGAGGTTTCTTAGCAACATTTG ACAACATGCTTATTGTGCACAGTAGACTTGTCATGCTGGATGGCCCTCTGCTATTTTTCACAACAGCATCATTACTGTGTTATCTTAAATTTCATAAAGAATCCAAAAG GCCATTCACCCCAAAGTGGTGTATGTGGTTAGGGCTTACCGGCGTTGCACTATTGGGTGCTTACAG CACCAAATACACAGGCATCTTTACCTTCTTTACTGTTGGATTTTTGACTGGGCGAGACCTGTGGAAACTTATTGGAAATCACTCACTTCCATTG AGAGAGCTAACCAAGCATGTTGCAAGCAGGGTTGTTGGTCTAGTCATCTTTCCTGGAATCCTATATTTACTTCAGTTTTATGTAATGTTTGCTGTTTTACAAAAGAGTGGGCCGCATGATGACATGATGTCCAGTGCTTTCCAAGCAAGTCTGGAG GGAGGATTGGCTAAAGTAACCCTTGGACAAGCAAATG atGTGGCTTATGGATCTCAAGTCACACTAAGAAACACATTTGGAAAGCAATGTTGGTTGCATTCTCACGAACACACCTACCCTGTTAAGTATCCTGATGGGCGTGGTAGCTCGGCACAACAGCAGGTCACGTGCTACGGCTTCAAGGATGTTAATAACTGGTGGATCATTAAAGACCCTGGGAG AGAATCTCTTGCAATCGATTATCCACCGAGACCTGTACATAATGGTGATATCATTCAGATTGTCCATGGGGTAACTGGTAGAGCCTTAAACAG cCACGATGTAGCTGCTCCGCTAAACCCAGCCAACCAGGAGGTGTCCTGTTATATTGACTACAACATTTCTATGGCAGCCCAAAACTTGTGGAAAGTG GATATTTTAAACCCTGACGGAAGCAATATCTGGAAGACGATTCATTCTCAAGTCAGGTTAATTCACGTGAACACGTCACAGGCCATCAAG ATATCTGGAATGTCTTTACCAGAGTGGGGTTTTCATCAGCTTGAAGTATGTACAGACAAGTcgatcaaacaaacaaacaccatCTGGAATGTTGAAGAACACCAGCAGAATATAACTTACC CCGAGGGACACGTTGCAGAAGATGAAGTTAATAAAACAGAGGTCCAAGAACTCGCCTCTAAACCCATGCCTTTCTTCAACAAGTTCTGGGAGCTACAG cTGAAGATGTTGGAATCCAAAAAAGAACTTACAAATGAGCACACGTTTGGTTCTCGTCCTTCGTGGTGGCCTTTAATGAGACGAGGGGTCGCGTTCTGGATTGCAAAAGACACAAAT GCCCAGATCTTTTGCATTGGAAATCCTTTTGTTTGGTGGGCGACAACCCTTTCGATTCCAGTCTATTTTGGACTTTTAGTGTTATACTTATTAAGGAGGAGACGAAAAGTACACGATTTATCCGATG cttcCTGGAGTCAGTTTGTGTTTGTTGGAGAGGCCGTTGTAATAGGCTATTTACTCCATTTCATCACGTTTTTTCCCATGGAGAGGACGCTATTTATCCATCATTATCTGCCTGCTTTGTTCTTTAAAATTGTGCTGTTACCTGTCCTGATGGAGCATGTTCATCGGAACGTCCTCAA ACTTAAAGCATTCCAGTGGATGCTGTACGCCTGTTGTGCCTTGTTCATTGTTATCGTCCTTTGGGGATTTCATTTCTTCAGCCCATTCACATACGGCAGTGTGGCCCTCTCATCGACGGAAGTTAATCAACGGAAATGGCTTAACACATGGGGCATGCTCTCTCACTCGAACACGTGA